The following are encoded in a window of Acidimicrobiales bacterium genomic DNA:
- the nadA gene encoding quinolinate synthase NadA — translation MLEWALAKGDQVIFFPDQHLGRNTGFAMGYDHGDMAIWDPRLDLGGLDEATCKEATLLLWKGHCSVHQRFTTEQVEAFRAEHPDGIVVVHPECAHEVCEVADQVGSTDFIIKAVDAAPAGSVIGVGTEIHLVNRLNDETPDKTIVSLDPLVCPCSTMFRIDAAHLAWVLESLVDGRVVNRITVDPETTEWAKVALERMLEIT, via the coding sequence GTGCTCGAGTGGGCGCTGGCGAAGGGCGACCAGGTGATCTTCTTCCCCGACCAGCACCTGGGCCGCAACACCGGCTTCGCCATGGGCTACGACCACGGCGACATGGCCATCTGGGATCCCCGCCTCGATCTGGGCGGGCTCGACGAGGCCACCTGCAAGGAAGCCACGCTGTTGCTGTGGAAGGGCCACTGCTCGGTCCACCAGCGCTTCACCACCGAGCAGGTCGAGGCGTTCCGCGCCGAGCACCCCGACGGCATCGTCGTCGTGCACCCCGAGTGCGCCCACGAGGTGTGCGAGGTGGCCGACCAGGTCGGGTCCACCGACTTCATCATCAAGGCGGTCGACGCCGCACCCGCGGGTTCGGTGATCGGGGTCGGCACCGAGATCCACCTGGTCAACCGGCTGAACGACGAGACACCCGACAAGACGATCGTGTCGCTCGATCCGCTGGTCTGCCCGTGCTCGACGATGTTCCGCATCGATGCGGCCCACCTGGCGTGGGTGCTGGAGTCACTCGTCGACGGGCGGGTGGTCAACCGCATCACCGTCGACCCCGAGACCACCGAGTGGGCCAAGGTCGCCCTCGAACGCATGCTCGAGATCACCTGA
- a CDS encoding N-acetylneuraminate synthase family protein, with product MPRIIERHLTLDRSLEGSDHKASLLPHEYASLVEDVRDVDMAIGSRAPRSLSQGEMLNREILSKSLVASVGYHSGRRSGGRMIESPQPGTRPSAKSSAKLVGRRAVRAMRR from the coding sequence GTGCCGCGCATCATTGAACGCCACTTGACGCTCGACCGCTCGCTGGAGGGAAGCGACCACAAGGCGAGCCTGCTACCCCACGAATACGCATCGCTGGTGGAGGACGTGCGCGATGTGGACATGGCGATCGGATCTCGGGCACCCCGCTCGCTCAGCCAAGGCGAGATGCTCAATCGGGAGATCCTCTCGAAGAGTCTGGTTGCTTCGGTCGGCTATCACTCCGGGCGACGCTCTGGAGGACGGATGATCGAGAGCCCGCAGCCCGGGACGAGGCCTTCAGCCAAATCGTCGGCGAAGCTCGTCGGGCGACGTGCGGTGAGGGCGATGAGGCGCTGA